The following proteins are encoded in a genomic region of Amia ocellicauda isolate fAmiCal2 chromosome 6, fAmiCal2.hap1, whole genome shotgun sequence:
- the LOC136751420 gene encoding gap junction alpha-8 protein translates to MGDWSFLGNILEEVNEHSTVIGRVWLTVLFIFRILILGTAAEFVWGDEQSDFVCNTQQPGCENVCYDEAFPLSHIRLWVLQIIFVSTPSLVYVGHAVHHVRMEEKRKEREEAEMSRQQEMNEERLPLAPDQGSVRTTKETSTKGSKKFRLEGTLLRTYICHIIFKTIFEVGFVVGQYFLYGFRILPLYRCSRWPCPNTVDCFISRPTEKTVFVIFMLAVACVSLFLNFVEISHLGLKKIRLVFRKQPQQQGELVSEKTLHSIAVSSIQKAKGYKLLEEDKPVSHFYPLTEVGVEAGGLPAAFETIEEKVNDVGPLEDLSKVYDETLPSYGQTTEPEGEILEEPPAEATETIEDTRPLSRLSKASSRARSDDITV, encoded by the coding sequence ATGGGTGACTGGAGCTTCTTGGGAAACATTTTAGAAGAAGTAAATGAACATTCCACTGTCATAGGACGGGTATGGCTGACGGTgcttttcatttttaggattttAATCCTTGGCACGGCTGCCGAATTTGTCTGGGGAGATGAACAGTCGGATTTTGTTTGCAACACCCAGCAGCCAGGTTGCGAGAACGTCTGCTATGACGAGGCTTTCCCCCTTTCCCACATCAGACTCTGGGTCCTCCAAATTATATTTGTCTCCACACCCTCACTGGTGTATGTAGGCCACGCCGTGCACCATGTCCGAATGGAAGAGAAGCGCAAAGAGAGGGAGGAAGCTGAGATGAGCAGACAGCAGGAGATGAATGAGGAGAGGCTGCCACTGGCTCCTGACCAGGGCAGCGTGAGAACCACCAAAGAAACCAGCACCAAAGGGAGCAAGAAATTCCGCTTAGAGGGCACACTGCTGAGGACCTACATCTGCCACATCATCTTCAAAACCATCTTTGAGGTGGGCTTCGTGGTTGGCCAGTACTTCCTCTACGGCTTCCGCATCCTCCCCCTGTACCGATGCAGCCGGTGGCCCTGTCCCAATACTGTCGACTGCTTCATCTCCAGGCCCACGGAAAAGACCGTCTTCGTCATCTTCATGCTGGCGGTGGCATGCGTCTCGCTATTCCTCAACTTTGTGGAGATCAGCCATTTGGGCTTGAAGAAGATCCGGCTGGTATTCAGAAAGCAACCGCAGCAGCAGGGGGAGCTGGTATCAGAGAAAACCTTGCACTCCATTGCAGTGTCCTCTATCCAGAAAGCCAAGGGCTACAAGCTGCTGGAGGAAGACAAGCCAGTGTCTCATTTCTACCCTCTCACAGAGGTCGGGGTGGAAGCTGGAGGCCTTCCTGCAGCTTTTGAAACTATCGAAGAGAAGGTCAATGACGTGGGTCCATTGGAAGACCTATCAAAAGTTTATGATGAGACTCTACCATCGTACGGCCAAACTACAGAACCAGAAGGAGAAATACTAGAAGAACCACCTGCAGAAGCCACCGAGACAATAGAAGACACAAGACCTCTAAGCAGATTGAGCAAAGCAAGCAGCAGGGCAAGGTCAGATGATATAACAGTATGA